A genomic segment from Diospyros lotus cultivar Yz01 chromosome 5, ASM1463336v1, whole genome shotgun sequence encodes:
- the LOC127802674 gene encoding bZIP transcription factor 44, translated as MASPNSGTSSGSTSLVQNSGSEEDLRQLMDQRKRKRKISNRESARRSRMRKQQHLDELTARVAELRKENGQIIAGISATTQQYLAVEGENSILRAQEAELSHRLQSLNEIIAFLDAGNNGGLGAGEGYFSGEPVDGFGLPSNPWNYLYQNQPIMAAADFLQY; from the coding sequence ATGGCGTCCCCAAATAGCGGAACATCGTCGGGCTCGACGTCGCTGGTTCAGAACTCCGGCTCCGAAGAAGATCTCCGGCAACTGATGGACCAGAggaagaggaaaaggaagatATCGAACCGGGAGTCGGCGCGGCGGTCCCGGATGCGGAAGCAGCAGCATCTCGACGAACTGACGGCGAGAGTGGCGGAGCTGCGGAAGGAGAACGGCCAGATCATCGCCGGAATCAGCGCCACCACGCAGCAGTACCTCGCCGTGGAGGGCGAGAACTCCATCCTCCGGGCTCAGGAGGCGGAGCTCAGCCACAGGCTGCAGTCCCTGAACGAGATCATCGCCTTCCTCGACGCCGGGAACAATGGCGGCCTCGGCGCCGGAGAGGGCTACTTTTCCGGCGAGCCCGTTGATGGGTTTGGGTTGCCTAGCAACCCGTGGAATTATCTCTATCAGAACCAACCCATCATGGCGGCCGCTGATTTCCTGCAGTACTGA